In one window of Primulina tabacum isolate GXHZ01 chromosome 8, ASM2559414v2, whole genome shotgun sequence DNA:
- the LOC142553371 gene encoding uncharacterized protein LOC142553371, translating into MWLRRTKSRVRIHNAPSPKFACSSFKDIHSLLSNVDGICVGGGGDTPDSPRKLPICHRTRSVNALLRSLSLPPEAPDKQSQNGEIRIPDAEKKIVVYFTSLRVVRRTFEDCKAVRSILRSFRVSIDERDLSMDSGFMDELQRILGQSEKSKLTLPRVFIGGRYVGGVDEVKHLHESGQLKNHVEGLPPEDPGTCEVCSGYRFILCRACSGSHKCYNSEKSGFRSCTMCNENGLIRCPSCSSAPL; encoded by the coding sequence ATGTGGCTTAGGAGAACGAAATCGAGGGTTCGGATCCACAATGCGCCGTCTCCTAAGTTTGCTTGCTCCTCTTTCAAGGATATCCACAGCCTCCTCTCCAACGTTGACGGCATCTGTGTCGGAGGTGGCGGAGATACTCCCGATTCACCTAGAAAGCTTCCAATTTGCCACCGCACACGCAGTGTTAATGCCCTCCTCCGAAGCCTATCCTTACCCCCCGAAGCTCCGGACAAGCAGTCACAAAATGGAGAAATTCGAATCCCGGATGCGGAGAAGAAAATAGTAGTGTACTTCACGAGCCTGCGCGTGGTCCGCCGTACGTTCGAGGACTGCAAGGCCGTCCGATCCATCCTCCGTTCCTTCCGCGTGTCGATCGACGAGCGGGATCTGTCAATGGACTCCGGGTTCATGGACGAGCTGCAGAGGATCCTGGGCCAGTCGGAGAAGTCCAAATTGACGCTCCCGAGGGTCTTCATTGGCGGCAGGTACGTTGGTGGGGTGGATGAGGTGAAACATCTTCACGAGAGCGGCCAGCTCAAGAATCACGTTGAGGGGCTGCCGCCGGAAGATCCTGGCACGTGCGAGGTTTGCAGTGGATACAGATTCATTCTTTGCCGAGCGTGCAGCGGAAGCCACAAGTGCTACAACAGCGAGAAATCTGGCTTCCGGAGTTGTACTATGTGCAATGAGAATGGTCTCATTAGGTGCCCCTCTTGTTCCTCAGCACCCCTCTGA
- the LOC142553372 gene encoding serine/threonine-protein kinase 54-like — protein MAAALECWSSRTSTDEDMVEQVLMRTQDRSECPPSNPPPAAAANSSATANIRESPLQKRFQRLSRNVSEAIASIKNSLNFDSAREVQATEPSGCRRHVWGSVVRSLTQLYPGSQLPEKLVSNLRKHYDSLPLSYAQAGFEMKDVFLHIKLMEQASAEDHPAIMIQEISDDEVNGSVFKLTFACNSSISWPAMSGALDSSSIFCKKLQIFEKKSFTLGIVLLLIQTGQEKLFKFRIENALKLALKRPKHNPIKLSFGLCGCQEESTKGRDLGDIEEDCNGDQNYRNGGENLGSKVHLKLPLPDDLIAVSVDEWQTVTSGKEGVGKWLLSYDSVEIIDQIGPSTFKGTFKGKKVGIEKIKGCDKGHAYEFELRRDLLELMTCGHKNILQFNGVFIDENHGLCIVTKLMEGGSVQELIMKNKKLHLKEIVRILVDVAEGIKFMNDHGIAYKDLNTQRMLLDKHGNACVGDMGIVATRKSVGEAMEYETDGYRWLAPEIISGDPENVVESRMSNAYSFGMVIWEMVTGEIAYSAYSPVQAAVGIAACGLRPEIPEGCPQILRLLMIKCWNNSPSKRPQFSEIVSTLMSVSNNNTSATR, from the exons ATGGCTGCGGCTTTGGAGTGCTGGTCCAGCAGAACCAGTACGGATGAGGACATGGTGGAGCAGGTGCTCATGCGAACCCAGGACAGATCCGAGTGCCCGCCGTCGAACCCACCCCCCGCCGCCGCCGCCAACTCCTCGGCCACCGCAAATATTCGAGAGTCACCCTTGCAGAAGCGCTTCCAGCGGCTGAGCCGCAATGTGTCGGAGGCCATTGCTTCGATTAAGAACTCGTTGAATTTCGATTCGGCTCGTGAGGTGCAGGCCACTGAGCCTTCGGGGTGCCGGAGACACGTTTGGGGAAGTGTTGTACGGAGCTTGACGCAGCTGTACCCCGGGAGTCAACTTCCAGAGAAATTGGTCTCTAATCTGCGCAAACATTATGATTCTTTACCCCTCAG cTATGCACAAGCGGGATTTGAAATGAAAGACGTGTTCTTGCACATAAAGTTGATGGAGCAAGCATCGGCGGAGGATCATCCGGCTATTATGATTCAAGAAATATCTGATGATGAAGTGAATGGCTCcgtatttaagcttacatttgCTTGTAACTCTTCAATTTCATGGCCAGCCATGTCAGGGGCTCTCGATAGTTCTTCGATTTTCTGTAAGAAGTTACAAATCTTTGAGAAGAAGAGTTTTACTCTGGGAATAGTTTTGCTTTTAATTCAAACTGGGCAggaaaaattattcaaattcCGGATTGAAAATGCACTTAAACTAGCTTTAAAGAGGCCAAAACACAATCCCATCAAGCTCTCCTTTGGACTTTGCGGATGCCAAGAGGAGAGTACTAAGGGAAGGGATCTTGGAGACATTGAAGAAGATTGTAACGGAGATCAAAATTATAGAAATGGAGGAGAAAATTTGGGCTCAAAAGTTCATTTAAAACTCCCTCTTCCAGATGATTTGATTGCAGTTTCTGTTGATGAATGGCAGACTGTGACTTCTGGTAAAGAAGGGGTGGGGAAATGGTTGTTGAGTTACGATTCTGTCGAGATAATAGATCAGATTGGACCAAGTACTTTTAAGGGGACGTTCAAGGGTAAAAAAGTTGGGATCGAAAAGATCAAAGGGTGTGACAAAGGACAtgcctatgagtttgagctaAGGAGAGATTTGTTGGAATTGATGACTTGTGGACATAAGAACATCTTGCAGTTCAATGGCGTTTTTATAGATGAGAATCACGGATTATGCATCGTGACAAAATTGATGGAGGGAGGATCCGTCCaagaattgattatgaagaacaAGAAACTTCATCTGAAAGAAATTGTAAGGATTTTGGTAGATGTAGCAGAAGGAATTAAGTTCATGAATGATCATGGTATTGCTTATAAAGACTTGAATACTCAAAGGATGTTATTAGACAAACATGGGAATGCTTGTGTTGGAGACATGGGAATAGTTGCTACTCGCAAGAGTGTTGGTGAGGCTATGGAGTATGAAACTGATGGATATCGATGGCTGGCTCCTGAG ATCATTTCAGGTGATCCGGAGAATGTTGTAGAGTCGAGGATGAGCAACGCTTATAGTTTTGGGATGGTAATATGGGAGATGGTGACCGGCGAGATTGCTTATTCTGCTTATTCACCAGTGCAAGCTGCAGTTGGGATAGCTGCTTGTGGGCTTCGGCCTGAAATTCCCGAGGGCTGCCCACAGATTCTAAGATTGCTGATGATAAAATGCTGGAACAACTCCCCCTCTAAACGGCCACAATTTTCCGAAATTGTATCGACTTTGATGAGTGTCAGCAACAATAACACAAGTGCTACTCGATAG